Proteins encoded by one window of Rhea pennata isolate bPtePen1 chromosome 11, bPtePen1.pri, whole genome shotgun sequence:
- the PDZD11 gene encoding PDZ domain-containing protein 11 isoform X1, with the protein MEARLPYDDYPVVFLPPYESPPAWVPPHERVYHPDYNNELTQFLPRTIVLKKPPGAQLGFNIRGGKASQLGIFISKVIPDSDAHRAGLQEGDQVLSVNDVDFQDIEHSKAVEILKTAREITMRVRYFPYNYQRQKERTVH; encoded by the exons ATGGAGGCGCGGCTGCCCTACGACGACTACCCGGTGGTGTTCCTGCCGCCCTACGAGAGCCCGCCCGCCTGGGTGCCGCCGCACGAG CGGGTTTATCACCCCGACTACAACAACGAGCTGACGCAGTTCTTGCCCCGCACCATCGTCCTCAAGAAGCCCCCCGGGGCGCAG CTCGGTTTCAACATCCGTGGAGGGAAGGCCTCGCAGCTGGGGATCTTCATCTCCAAG GTGATCCCCGACTCGGATGCGCACAGAGCTGGGCTGCAGGAAGGGGACCAGGTGCTCTCAGTGAATGATGTGGATTTCCAGGACATTGAGCACAGCAAG gctGTGGAGATCCTGAAGACAGCCCGTGAAATCACCATGCGTGTACGTTACTTTCCCTACA ATTAtcagagacagaaggaaagaactGTTCACTAA
- the PDZD11 gene encoding PDZ domain-containing protein 11 isoform X3, whose translation MEARLPYDDYPVVFLPPYESPPAWVPPHELGFNIRGGKASQLGIFISKVIPDSDAHRAGLQEGDQVLSVNDVDFQDIEHSKAVEILKTAREITMRVRYFPYNYQRQKERTVH comes from the exons ATGGAGGCGCGGCTGCCCTACGACGACTACCCGGTGGTGTTCCTGCCGCCCTACGAGAGCCCGCCCGCCTGGGTGCCGCCGCACGAG CTCGGTTTCAACATCCGTGGAGGGAAGGCCTCGCAGCTGGGGATCTTCATCTCCAAG GTGATCCCCGACTCGGATGCGCACAGAGCTGGGCTGCAGGAAGGGGACCAGGTGCTCTCAGTGAATGATGTGGATTTCCAGGACATTGAGCACAGCAAG gctGTGGAGATCCTGAAGACAGCCCGTGAAATCACCATGCGTGTACGTTACTTTCCCTACA ATTAtcagagacagaaggaaagaactGTTCACTAA
- the PDZD11 gene encoding PDZ domain-containing protein 11 isoform X2 — MEARLPYDDYPVVFLPPYESPPAWVPPHERVYHPDYNNELTQFLPRTIVLKKPPGAQVIPDSDAHRAGLQEGDQVLSVNDVDFQDIEHSKAVEILKTAREITMRVRYFPYNYQRQKERTVH, encoded by the exons ATGGAGGCGCGGCTGCCCTACGACGACTACCCGGTGGTGTTCCTGCCGCCCTACGAGAGCCCGCCCGCCTGGGTGCCGCCGCACGAG CGGGTTTATCACCCCGACTACAACAACGAGCTGACGCAGTTCTTGCCCCGCACCATCGTCCTCAAGAAGCCCCCCGGGGCGCAG GTGATCCCCGACTCGGATGCGCACAGAGCTGGGCTGCAGGAAGGGGACCAGGTGCTCTCAGTGAATGATGTGGATTTCCAGGACATTGAGCACAGCAAG gctGTGGAGATCCTGAAGACAGCCCGTGAAATCACCATGCGTGTACGTTACTTTCCCTACA ATTAtcagagacagaaggaaagaactGTTCACTAA